The sequence below is a genomic window from Henriciella marina DSM 19595.
AAGGTGGAGAAGACCTCGCCCAGAATGTCCTCAACATCGATCCGGCCCAGTAGTCCCGACAGGCCCTGGGACGCCATGCGAACATCTTCAGACACGAGCTCTGCGCCAAATCCCGCGCGGAGATTGGCGTCTGCCTGTTTCACGTGAAACATGGCCTGGCTGAGCGCCTCTCTATGCCGCCGCCGTGTGATCAGCGGCGACCCATTCTTTCCAGCCAATTGCATGATCCGATCCCGCAGCGCATCTTCGAGAGCGGAAAGACCAGCACCCGTCGTAGCGGAGATTCTCAGAACGCCATCCCTTCCGGGACCAACAGTCTGTTGATCAAGCTTATTGAGAACGAGGATATCATTCTCGGCAGCGACGTCGAAAGCCTCTGACGTGTCGGCTGAGCGGACATGGATACGGATGTCGGCTGACTTCGCCCGCTCCAGTGCGCGCCTGACACCTTCGGCCTCTATGGCATCATCGGCTTCTCTCAGACCCGCCGTGTCCGCCACCCAGACGATCTGGCCGCCAATCTTCAGCCGGACTTCCACGACATCGCGGGTTGTGCCTGGAATATCGGAGACGATAGCGGCGTCCTTGCGCGCTAACCTATTGAGAATAGATGATTTTCCAGCGTTCGGTGGGCCGATGATGGCGATGCGAAACCCATCCCGGATCCGTTCGCCAACCTCGTCATCATTGAGGGCGGCTTCCAGCTCAGACGCAAGACGCGACAGGGTTCTTGAAACCGGCGAGGCCGCCTCATCAGGCGCATCTTCCTCATCGGGAAAATCAATGCTGGCCTCCAGTAGCGCCATCGATTCCAGAAGACCGGTCCGCCAGCCTTCATAGACCTCGGACAGACTCCCACCGAGTTGGTCGAGCGCGAGGGATTTCTGGGCGCGGGTCTCGGCATCAATGAGATCGGCAACGCCCTCTGCCTCAACGAGGTCGAGCCGGCCATTTTCGAAAGCGCGGCGCGTGAACTCTCCTGGCTCAGCGAGGCGTGTATTGCTGAAGCTGCAGATCGTGTCCAGTGCGTGCTCAATCACCGCGCCGCCACCATGCAGATAGAGCTCAGCAGTATCCTCGCCCGTATAGGAATTCGGTCCCGGCATGAAAACGCCGAGACCCTCATCGATTATGTCGCGTGAATTATCAAAGAAGCGGCCGAAAACCATGCGCCGCGGGGCAGGGAGCCCCGCCTCGAACATTGCGTCGCAGATATCACGAACGGCTGGACCGCTGACCCGGACAATCGCAATTGCCGACGGGCGCGGGCCCGAAGCCAGCGCGCAGATCGTGTCATGCGCGCTTGCCATGCCTAGTTCTTCATGGCCTCGAAGAACTCGTCATTCGTCTTCGTCTGACGCAGCTTATCGAGCAGGAAGTCCACAGCATCCGACGTGCCCATCGGATTGAGGATACGGCGCAGGATGTAGATCTTCTGAAGCTGTTCTTTCGGCGTGATGAGCTCTTCTTTCCGCGTACCGGACTTCATGATGTCGATAGCAGGGAAAACGCGCTTGTCCGCAATCTTGCGATCAAGCACGATTTCGGAGTTACCCGTGCCCTTGAATTCTTCGAAGATAACCTCGTCCATCCGCGAACCGGTATCGATCAGCGCGGTTGCGATAATAGTCAGCGATCCGCCATTCTCGATATTCCGGGCGGCGCCGAAGAAACGTTTCGGGCGCTGGAGCGCGTTGGCATCCACACCGCCGGTCAGCACCTTGCCGGAGCTTGGAACGGTCGTGTTGTAGGCGCGGCCAAGCCGGGTGATGGAATCGAGCAGGATAACGACATCGCGCCCATGTTCGGCCAGGCGCTTGGCTTTCTCGATCACCATTTCAGCAACGGCAACGTGGCGCGTCGCCGGCTCATCGAAAGTCGAGGAAATAACCTCGCCCTTCACTGAGCGCTTCATGTCGGTAACTTCTTCCGGCCGCTCATCGATAAGAAGAACGATCAGATAGCAATTGGGGTGGTTTTCCTCGATCGAGGCGGCAATATTCTGCAGCAGAACCGTCTTACCGGTACGCGGCGGCGCAACGATCAGGGCCCGCTGGCCTTTACCAATCGGCGAAACAATGTCGATGACGCGGCCAGAGCGATCCTTTTTCGTCGGATCCTGGCTCTCCATGTGCAGGCGCTCTTCAGGATAGAGCGGCACAAGGTTGTCAAAGTGGACTTTCTGGCGCGCGCGTTCCGGGTCCTCGAAATTGATCGAGTTTACGCTCATCAGCGCAAAGTAACGCTCACTATCGCCAGGTTCCTTGATCGGTCCTTCGATCGTGTCACCGGTTTTCAGGCCGGCCTGCCGGATAACTTTCGGGCTGACATAAATGTCGTCGGGTCCGGCGAGATAGTTCGACTCTGGCGACCGCAGGAAGCCAAACCCGTCGATCAGAACTTCAAGAACACCGCGGCCAATGATCGTGATATCGCGTTCAGCCAGTTCCCGCAGGATGGCGAACAGCATGTCCTGGGTACGGAGCGATGAGGCGTTTTCGACCTCGAGGCTCTCTGCATAGGCGAGCAGCTCGGTCGGGCTCTTGGCCTTCAGGTCACGCAGATAAACGTGGCTCGGCGTCTCGCTATCGTCAGCTGCAGGGGAGTCGGGGGGCGTTTGGAGATCAGACATGAATTCTTCTGGATAAGGGGGGTCCGCAAAGAACATGCAGAACCGGTCGATGGATATCGGAAAGTAAGGCGGGAGCTGGAACCAGCGGCCTCTGCTGCTGGCTTATGTGATCAAAGCGCCAGCAACGTCAAGACTTTTCCGGCAGATCAGAACGGCTTCACGATCACCAGGATCACGATGACGATCATCAGTACGAAAGGCAGCTCATTCAGAAGCTTCAGCCGTTTGGCAGAAACAGCCTCGCCGCGATCGATCTTTTTGCCGAGCGCAACGAAATAGCCGTGCAGCCCGGACAGCACCAGGACGAGCAGAAGCTTCGCATGCAGCCAGCCTGAACTCATAAGGCCCGGATTGAGCACGAGAAGCGTGATCCCCAACACCCAGACCAGAATAATGCCCGGCGTCAGGATAATCTTGCGAAGCTTTCCCGACGCCAACTTCATCGTCTCGAAAAGCGGCTCTCCGGGCGCCGAATTGAGCTGATGGAGCTTGTAGCGCGGCAGGATAAGCAGACCCGCCATCCAGGCGATGACGAAGACAAGATGAAACGCTTTGACCCAGAGATAGAGCATATTTTATCCGTGTACTGAAATTATCTGGCTTTCCACTCACGCACCGTCTTCACCGCCAGTTCAACGTGCGGGATCGGCGTGGTCGGCAGGACGCCGTGGCCAAGGTTAAAGATATGCGGGCGTCCGCGATAGGCGTCGAGCAGCTCATTGATCCGGCGGACCATCGCGTCCCCGCCCGTCATCAGAAGGAGCGGATCAAGATGGCCCTGAACCGGCATGGTCGGTGGCAGTTCCCGGTTCACAAAGCTAGGAAGGGCCGCCGTATCCAGCCCGACGGCATTAACCCCAGTCTGCTCTGCAAACTCTGGCAGCTGGACACCAGCGCCGCGTGGAAATCCGATCAGGGGCACGGCCACGCCAAGCTCCCGCAGGCGTTTCACAAGCTTGCGGTTCGGGCCGATGATGATCTTCTCGAAAATATCATTGGGCAGGCCTTCTGCCCATGAGTCGAACATCATGAGGGCGTCAGCGCCTGCCGCAGCTTGCGCGGCCATATAGTGCGCGGTCGCCTCGACCAGATCATCCAGAAGCAGATCCAGTTCAGCCGGATGCTGATGCGCCCAGAGACGCGCTGTGGACTTGTCGGTCTTGCCACGTCCTTCAATGGCATAGAGCGCCACGGTCCAGGGCGCCCCGGCAAACCCGATCAGCGTTGTTTCCTTTGGCAGGCGCGCCTTCACCCGTGAGACCGTCTCATACACCGGCGAAAGCCGCTCAACGACGGTCTGGACCGGGACTTCATTCAGCCGTCCGCCGGTTTCGACAGGCTCGACGATCGGACCGATCCCTTTCTCGAACCGCACACCTCTTCCGAGGGCATCGAGAATGAGAAGGATGTCGGCAAAGAGGATGGCGCCATCCATGCCGTATCGCTCGACCGGCTGCAGGGTTGCTTCGACAGCCAGCGAAGGCGTGTAGCAGAAATCGAGGAAGTTCTTCGCGCGTCCTCTGAGCTCCATATACTCTGGCAGATGCCGTCCTGCCTGTCTCATCATCCAGATGGGAACAGGGTCCTGGCGCTCGCCATTAAGCACATTCAGAAGTGGTTTAAGCGGGACATCGGCCATCGGGTCCTCTTCCTCCTACAAGCATTTATTGCGCTCTTATCATTACTAAGCGCGGGATAGGGTGGACAATCAGTCCCATGCCCGTTTGTCACCAGTTTTTCCACAGCCTATCCATAGGTCGGCCTGCTTGTTAACCTTTCGTCAACTATTTGGAATCACCGTTAATTTCCTGTTAACTATTTAATCTATCCGCCGCTCTGGAACAGGGGGTGAATCCGCTCTGTGTGAAGTCGGCGAATGTGGATAACAGGTGTAAGGAAGCGGGCTGGAATCTAATTCCACAGCCTCTCCACAGGGGTTGTCGATTCTTTGAAGACGCGGCAGGGTCGCGCCGATAACCCAATAGCCGGAGTCCGGATGCGCCCCAGTATATATTTCAATGTCCATCTCGTCTCTGATTCCACGGGCGAGACATTGAATGCCGTGATGCGAGCCGCCGCTGCGCAGTTCGAAAACGTCACCCCACTTGAGCACAATTATTACCTCGTGCGGTCAGATCGCCAGCTCGACCGCGTGATGCGTGATATCGAGGCAGCGCCGGGCGTTGTCTGGTTCACCATATCGGATGAAGCCCTTCGCCTGAAGCTCGAAACCTTCTGCCGCTCGCGCCATATCCCGACGCTTGCCGTGCTTGATCCGTCCATCCACATGCTCAGCCGGCACCTTGGTGTAACCCCAAGCGACCGTGTCGCTGGACAACATGCCCTGAATGCCGAGTATTTTGAGCGCATCGAAGCGATCACCTTTGCGCTGGCGCATGATGACGGACAGAACCTCCAGGGTCTCCTGAACGCCGATGTCATCCTGCTTGGCGTCAGCCGCACATCGAAAACCCCGACCTGTGTGTATCTCGCCAACCGGGGCGTGAAGGCGGGCAATATTCCGCTCGTACCGGGCATGCCGATGCCGTCTGTGCTTAACGAGATCGATCCAGAGACCGGCCCGATGGTGATCGGCCTCAAGATCGGTGTGGAGCGCCTGGTCCAGATCCGCAGCCACAGGCTGATGGCGCTCAATGAGAACTCGGTGACCGACTATACCGATGAAGAGGCGGTGCGCGCCGAGGTGACCGAAGCCAGCCGTCTTTTCCAGCGCCGCAAATGGCCGATCATCGACGTCTCGCGCCGCAGTGTGGAAGAAACGGCCGCCGCGATCCTCAACAAGCTCAATCAGAGGCACGACCAGCAATGACCGGCAGCCCAGTCATTCTTGCCTCCGGCAGCGAGAGCCGCCGGCGCCTGCTCGCCAATGCGGGCGTAAAGGCAGAAGCCATCCGTCCGAATGTCGATGAGGATGCCGCAAAGGCGACTTACCGCGCAGACAATATGCGCGTTGCCGATCAGGCGATGAAACTCGCCGAACTGAAAGCGATCAAGGTATCTCAACGCCACACTGGCCTCGTCATTGGCGG
It includes:
- a CDS encoding pyruvate, water dikinase regulatory protein: MRPSIYFNVHLVSDSTGETLNAVMRAAAAQFENVTPLEHNYYLVRSDRQLDRVMRDIEAAPGVVWFTISDEALRLKLETFCRSRHIPTLAVLDPSIHMLSRHLGVTPSDRVAGQHALNAEYFERIEAITFALAHDDGQNLQGLLNADVILLGVSRTSKTPTCVYLANRGVKAGNIPLVPGMPMPSVLNEIDPETGPMVIGLKIGVERLVQIRSHRLMALNENSVTDYTDEEAVRAEVTEASRLFQRRKWPIIDVSRRSVEETAAAILNKLNQRHDQQ
- the mnmE gene encoding tRNA uridine-5-carboxymethylaminomethyl(34) synthesis GTPase MnmE, producing MASAHDTICALASGPRPSAIAIVRVSGPAVRDICDAMFEAGLPAPRRMVFGRFFDNSRDIIDEGLGVFMPGPNSYTGEDTAELYLHGGGAVIEHALDTICSFSNTRLAEPGEFTRRAFENGRLDLVEAEGVADLIDAETRAQKSLALDQLGGSLSEVYEGWRTGLLESMALLEASIDFPDEEDAPDEAASPVSRTLSRLASELEAALNDDEVGERIRDGFRIAIIGPPNAGKSSILNRLARKDAAIVSDIPGTTRDVVEVRLKIGGQIVWVADTAGLREADDAIEAEGVRRALERAKSADIRIHVRSADTSEAFDVAAENDILVLNKLDQQTVGPGRDGVLRISATTGAGLSALEDALRDRIMQLAGKNGSPLITRRRHREALSQAMFHVKQADANLRAGFGAELVSEDVRMASQGLSGLLGRIDVEDILGEVFSTFCIGK
- the hemE gene encoding uroporphyrinogen decarboxylase produces the protein MADVPLKPLLNVLNGERQDPVPIWMMRQAGRHLPEYMELRGRAKNFLDFCYTPSLAVEATLQPVERYGMDGAILFADILLILDALGRGVRFEKGIGPIVEPVETGGRLNEVPVQTVVERLSPVYETVSRVKARLPKETTLIGFAGAPWTVALYAIEGRGKTDKSTARLWAHQHPAELDLLLDDLVEATAHYMAAQAAAGADALMMFDSWAEGLPNDIFEKIIIGPNRKLVKRLRELGVAVPLIGFPRGAGVQLPEFAEQTGVNAVGLDTAALPSFVNRELPPTMPVQGHLDPLLLMTGGDAMVRRINELLDAYRGRPHIFNLGHGVLPTTPIPHVELAVKTVREWKAR
- a CDS encoding CopD family protein, whose translation is MLYLWVKAFHLVFVIAWMAGLLILPRYKLHQLNSAPGEPLFETMKLASGKLRKIILTPGIILVWVLGITLLVLNPGLMSSGWLHAKLLLVLVLSGLHGYFVALGKKIDRGEAVSAKRLKLLNELPFVLMIVIVILVIVKPF
- the rho gene encoding transcription termination factor Rho; this translates as MSDLQTPPDSPAADDSETPSHVYLRDLKAKSPTELLAYAESLEVENASSLRTQDMLFAILRELAERDITIIGRGVLEVLIDGFGFLRSPESNYLAGPDDIYVSPKVIRQAGLKTGDTIEGPIKEPGDSERYFALMSVNSINFEDPERARQKVHFDNLVPLYPEERLHMESQDPTKKDRSGRVIDIVSPIGKGQRALIVAPPRTGKTVLLQNIAASIEENHPNCYLIVLLIDERPEEVTDMKRSVKGEVISSTFDEPATRHVAVAEMVIEKAKRLAEHGRDVVILLDSITRLGRAYNTTVPSSGKVLTGGVDANALQRPKRFFGAARNIENGGSLTIIATALIDTGSRMDEVIFEEFKGTGNSEIVLDRKIADKRVFPAIDIMKSGTRKEELITPKEQLQKIYILRRILNPMGTSDAVDFLLDKLRQTKTNDEFFEAMKN